In Chitinophagaceae bacterium C216, the genomic stretch AAAAAAGCCTTCGTTGTAATAACGAAGGCTTTCAATAAATACGGCGGCTACCTACTCTCCCGCATTGTGGTGCAGTACCATCGGCCTTAAGGGGCTTAACTTCTCTGTTCGGAATGGGAAGAGGTGAACACCCTTAGTATAACCACCATAAAATCTTACAGATCTTGTATCAACATACCGTATGTCTCAACAAAACCATCAATATCATAACATATTGAAAAAATATTTAAAGAAGAGTACCTAACTAAATAAAATTAAAGCTTACGGGCAATTAGTACTACTCGGCTTTGATGTTACCACCTTTACACCTGTAGCCTATCAACGTCCTAGTCTCGAACGGCCCTTAAAAGTAAACTCATCTTGAGACAGGTTTCACGCTTAGATGCTTTCAGCGTTTATCCTTTCCGTACATAGCTACTCAGCACTGCACCTGGCGGCACAACTGATACACCAGCGGTACGTACGACCCGGTCCTCTCGTACTAAGGTCATGTTCTCGCAGTTTACTAACGCCCACCACAGATAGGGACCGAACTGTCTTGCGACGTTCTGAACCCAGTTCACGTGCCACTTTAATGGGCGAACAGCCCAACCCTTGGGACCTTCTCCAGCCCCAGGATGTGACGAACCGACATCGAGGTGCCAAACCTCCCCGTCGATATGAGCTCTTGGGGGAGATCAGCCTGTTATCCCCGGAGTACCTTTTATCCTTTGAGCGACGGCCCTTCCATACAGAACCGCCGGATCACTTCAGCCGACTTTCGTCCCTGCTCGGCCTGTTTGCCTCACAGTCAAGCACCCTTTTACTGATGCGCTCTACGTACGATTACCAACCGTACTGAGGGTACCTTTGCAAGCCTCCGTTACTCTTTAGGAGGCGACCACCCCAGTCAAACTACCCACCATGCACTGTCTCCCTAAACAGGGATTAGATTTCAAATCAAAGAAGGTTGGTATTTCACCGACCGCTCCACCCTACCTGGCGGCAAGGCTTCATAGCGTCCCAACTATCCTACACATCCGTAATTCAAAATCAATGCAAAGTTGTAGTGAAGGTTCACGGGGTCTTTCCGTCCCGTGGCGGGTAACCGGCATCTTCACCGATACTACAATTTCACCGGGCTCGTGGAGGAGACAGCGTTCAACTCATTAGACCATTCGTGCAGGTCGGAACTTACCCGACAAGGAATTTCGCTACCTTAGGACCGTTATAGTTACGGCCGCCGTTTACTGGGGCTTCAGTCAGGAGCTTTGGCTTGCGCCGAACACCCTTCCTTAACCTTCCAGCACCGGGCAGGTATCAGGCTCTATACGTCATCTTACGATTTTGCAGGGCCCTATGTTTTTGTTAAACAGTTGGTTGAACCTTTTCACTGAGACCTACCAACAAAGTAGGTACGCTTTATCCCGAAGTTACAGCGTCAATTTGCCTAGTTCCTTCTCCACGGCTCACCCGAGCGCCTTAGAATACTCATCCCGTCTACCTGTGTCGGTTTGCGGTACCGGCTGCTATACTCGCTTTTCTCGGAAGTGCTTTCAGTAATGCGCTTCACCCGAAGGATCCGCTCGGCTATTCCGTCAGCCTAGTTACCTAAGGCCCTTCGTCACTTTTAATGTATAGCAGGTGCAGGAATATTAACCTGCTTTCCATCAGCTACCCCTTTCGGGTTCGCCTAAGGACCGGACTAACCCTGATCCGATTAACGTTGATCAGGAACCCTTAGACTTTCGGCGATAAGGTTTTTCACCTTATTTATCGTTACTTATGCCTACATTTTCTTTTCCCAACGCTCCAGCATGCGTCGCCACACACCTTCAACGCAGATGGGAATGCTCCCCTACCGATTTACCACCTAGTGGCAATCATAGAGCTTCGGCTCATAGTTTAATACCCGATTATTTTCCGCGCAGAGTCTCTCGACCAGTGAGCTGTTACGCACTCTTTAAATGAATTGCTGCTTCCAAGCAAACATCCTGGCTGTTATAGAAACTCTACATCGTTTGATTAACTTAACTATGTATTGGGGGCCTTAGCTGCTATTCTGGGTTATTTCCCTCTCGGCCATGGACCTTAGCGCCCACAGCCTCACTCCCGGTAAACATCTATTAGCATTCGGAGTTTATCAGGGTTTGGTAGGCGGTGAAGCCCCCTAGCCCAATCAGTAGCTCTACCTCTAACAGACTATTAACCGAGGCTGTTCCTAAAAACATTTCGGGGAGAACGAGCTATCTCTCAGTTTGATTGGCCTTTCACCCCTATCCACAGGTCATCCCAAAGCTTTTCAACGCTTACGGGTTCGGACCTCCAGTGTGTGTTACCACACCTTCATCCTGCCCATGGATAGATCACAAAGTTTCGCGTCTACCCCCACTGACTAAGCGCCCTATTCGGACTCGCTTTCGCTACGGCTCCGTTATTTCTTAACTTAACCTCGCCAGTGAGGAGTAACTCGTAGGCTCATTATGCAAAAGGCACGCCGTCACCGCTTGCGCGGCTCCGACCGCTTGTAGGCGTACGGTTTCAGGTACTATTTCACTCCCTTATTTAGGGTACTTTTCACCTTTCCCTTACGGTACTGGTTCACTATCGGTGTCTGAGGAGTATTTAGCCTTACCGGATGGTGCCGGCAGATTCAGACAGGATTCCTCCGGTCCCGCCCTACTCAGGATACCACGCGTCATCGATCATTTCCGCTTACAGGACTATCACCTCCTACGGTTCATCTTTCCAGATGATTCAGCTTGAGATCGAATCCTAAATGTGGTCCTACAACCCCAAAGCAGCACGCCGCTCTGGTTTGGGCTCTTCCCCTTTCGCTCGCCACTACTCAGGGAATCACTATTGTTTTCTTTTCCTCCGCCTACTTAGATGTTTCAGTTCAGCGGGTTGGCCTCCTGATTGCTCAGGATGATACGTCTTCAACGCACCAGGTTGTCCCATTCGGAAATCCAGGGATGTAACGCTTGTGTGCAGCTCCCCCTGGCTTATCGCAGCTTACCACGTCCTTCTTCGCCTCTCAGACCCAAGGCATCCACCATACGCCCTTAGTCGCTTTAAATAAGTTTCTAAAATTGTAGTTACCCACTCACTTTGCTTAAGACCACCATCTCTGGCGTTTTCGCAAACATGTGTGATAACTTGTTAGGTACTCTCCTAACAAATATTTTTCCAATATGTCAAAGAACTTTACAACTACTCTTCAGAATATTCATCCTTCCAAAGAGCTTGATTGTGATAATTAAGGTTACGAACCTTTAGGCCTCAATGCCATTATCATCTCTCTCTCTTCAATAAAAAGAACTATCATCTCTCTCCTCTACTCCCTACCCCCTCTCTCACTGTGGAGGATATCGGAGTCGAACCGATGACCCTCTGCGTGCAAGGCAGATGCTCTAGCCAACTGAGCTAACCCCCCGGGGTTTAGTCCTAATAATCCTTGACCCTCTTACCTCATCAGCGCACTCTCTCCTAACGGATTTTATGACTACTTATGCTATTTAGTAGACCCGACCAGATTTGAACTGGTGACCCCTACATTATCAGTGTAGTGCTCTAACCAGGCTGAGCTACGGATCTGTTTACTAATGAGCCAATATGATAATTATCGTTGACGAACCTCCTTAATTATCAGTTGGCTTTAGATCGCCGTACTCAAATTGGCCATCAGGTCAGTATTACAAAGATCTTATTAATATTAATTGAAAGTAAAGGAAACAATAAACACCCACAGGTAAGTATCGCTCTAAAAAGGAGGTATTCCAGCCGCACCTTCCGGTACGGCTACCTTGTTACGACTTAGCCCCAATTACCGGTTTTACCCTAGGCAGCTCCTTGCGGTTACCGACTTTAGGTACACCCGGCTTTCATGGCTTGACGGGCGGTGTGTGCAAGGTCCGGGAACGTATTCACCGCGCCATTGCTGATGCGCGATTACTAGCGATTCCAGCTTCATGTAGTCGAGTTGCAGACTACAATCCGAACTGAGAGGCGCTTTTTGGGATTAGCTTCATATCACTATGTCGCAACCCTCTGTACGCCCCATTGTAGCACGTGTGTAGCCCTGGGCATAAAGGCCATGATGACTTGACATCATCCCCTCCTTCCTCACGTCTTACGACGGCAGTTTCACTAGAGTTCCCAGCGTTACCTGATGGCAACTAGTGATGGGGGTTGCGCTCGTTGCGGGACTTAACCCAACACCTCACGGCACGAGCTGACGACAGCCATGCAGCACCTTGCTAGCGGTCCATTGCTGGAAAGTAGACTTTCATCTACGGTCCCCTAGCATTCTAGCCCAGGTAAGGTTCCTCGCGTATCATCGAATTAAACCACATGCTCCACCGCTTGTGCGGACCCCCGCCAATTCCTTTGAGTTTCAATCTTGCGATCGTACTTCCCAGGTGGGATACTTAATGCTTTCGCTCAGACACTAACAGTATATCGCTAATGTCGAGTATCCATCGTTTAGGGCGTGGACTACCAGGGTATCTAATCCTGTTTGCTACCCACGCTTTCGAGCCTCAGTGTCAATATATGCGTAGCCAGCTGCCTTCGCAATCGGTGTTCTATGTCATATCTAAGCATTTCACCGCTACATGACATATTCCGCTAGCCTCCACAATATTCAAGACTGATAGTATCAACGGCAGTTCCGAGGTTGAGCCCCGGGATTTCACCACTGACTTAACAGCCCACCTACGCTCCCTTTAAACCCAGTAAATCCGGATAACGCTTGCACCCTCCGTATTACCGCGGCTGCTGGCACGGAGTTAGCCGGTGCTTATTCATATGGTACCGTCAGTAGAGTTAGAAAACCCTTTTTTCGTCCCATATAAAAGAAGTTTACAATCCAGAGGACCTTCATCCTTCACGCGGCATGGCTGGTTCAGACTTTCGTCCATTGACCAATATTCCTTACTGCTGCCTCCCGTAGGAGTCGGGCCCGTGTCTCAGTGCCCGTGTGACTGGTCGTGCTCTCACACCAGTTACTGATCGTCGGCTTGGTGGGCCGTTACCCCGCCAACTACCTAATCAGACGCACACCCGTCTTCTAGCGTATCGCTACTATAATGTCTGGGAGATGCCTCCCTAACATCTTACGGAGTATTAATCCAAGTTTCCCTGGGCTATCCTCCACTAGAAGGAAGGTTGTGTACGTGTTCCTCACCCGTTTGCCGGTCGTCAGCAGGAGCAAGCTCCCCTGTTACCCCTCGACTTGCATGTATTAGGCCTGCCGCTAGCGTTCATCCTGAGCCAGGATCAAACTCTCCGTTGTAAATCTCTTCTGATCTGATTTAATACCAGACCAATTATTTTCGCTTTGACCTACCTGGTCCAAACTGTTACATTTGAACTCGGTGCTATTGTTTCCAACCTTTCAAAGAACTTCACAAATGACAGAACTATAAAGCTCAGCATCTGTCTTCTTGCCGATATCAGTGGACTTGAACCACCAGCGCGCCTGTAACGCTATATCTAAAATTGAACTAACTTGAAGAACTTCGGTGACCCTCTCAGTCACCCCCCTCCGAATCGGGGTTGCAAAAGTATAACCTTTTTGCAAACCACCAAACTTTTTAAGAAAAAAATTATCAAATTTTCGTGTAAAGAACTTATTGTGAAACCCTCGTTTTCATTGGGGTTGCAAAAGTATAACCTTTTCTCAAACCACCAAATTTTTTCGAAGAATTTTTAAAGAGCTTCAGTGAAAACCGCTTCTTATTGAGAAGGGGCTGCAAAGGTAATACTTTATTTGATATCAGCAAACATGAATTTGAATTTCTGAATAAAAAATTTGCAATGCTGTTATATCATACTAACGATTCGCTATACATCAAAAGTATATATGTCGCTATCAAACCACCAGTGAGTAAGCGCCACTATTCTTCTATACCAAGAGATATGTACAACCAAATTCTCCTACTAAAATTTTATAGGCTGCGCGTGCGTAAACATTAATTAACGCAGCTTTCTGCGCTTCAAATAATTTAGCAAATAGGCCGGTCTATCCGTTTGAATAATGCGGGTATTTAAAGTATCGATGAGATAACCGTAACCTTTATCAGGATTTTCGAGCGACATATCATCATCGTGTCCTCCGGCCATAGTGTCCCACAATGTATTATACCACACCAAGCTTTTGCCTTTGAGCAGGGCGGATACCTCTTTGACAATAGAATTAGAGTCGGAGACGTACAGCAACTCAAAGGCTACGGGCTTCAGTTCTGTGAGAAAATCCTGAATCATCTGCATCGCATGGGGACGGTCGAGATTTACAATGGGCATATAAATAACCTTGTCGAGATATTTGCCAAACTCCTGCTTTACCTGTGCCACTGATTTGGATCCCTTCATGATGATATGGTTGGTAGTGCCTGTTTTTTCCAACAGCTCATACACTTCATCAAAATAGTCATAAGCTTTATCCAAATTAAGCATGATTCTTCCTTTTGCTACCAATAAAGCCTCTTCCAGTGTAGGTACTTGGTGTTTAGTTCTAATAGCTGCCCCGTTTTTCAGCTTAAGGGTTTTAATGGAGTCCAACACCCACTCGCGTACCTTTCCTTTACCCGTTGTAGTTCTATCAAGTGTGGCATCATGCATCAGAATAAGCTTTCCATCTTTGGTTTTCTGAACATCAATCTCCACTACATCTACCCCCATCTGAATGGCATTTTCAATAGCCTGCAATGAATTCTCAGGAGCATTTCTCCAGTCGCCGCGATGCGCTACTACCAATACTGTTTGGTTGTTGGGGTTAAACAATTTACTTCGAATCTGTTCTACTCTGGTTTGCGCAGCAATGGAGCCAATCAGTAAAAATAGTAATCCGAAAATTGAAACGGTCTGCTTCATTTTAAAAATGATGATTGTGGGATATTTAAAGAGATATTATTAAGCAATATTATCATTGGCAGCAATTACAGGTCTATCTTACAACTCTATTATTCGCTAAAGTTCAATATAAAACTAAGGCAATAGTCAAAACTAATAAACATTCATGAATGCTTTGGTTTGAGCGCAAAAAAATTTGAACCTTTCAACACCATACTACAATACACAAATATATGTACTGTTGTATCCGGTGATGAATACAAAACCAGATAAATTGTTTAAATTCCATTTCCCTACTTTTGTAGTAGCAGCTTTGCCTTAACTATGTTCTCCGAAGGATGTATGAGGAAACTAGGATGCGGGCATAACTGCAACTGGGTTAAAGAATAAAAACGGATATTAAGATGGCAATTGTTGACCTTATATTGCCCAAGATGGGCGAAAGTATCATGGAAGCTACGATTTTAAAATGGCGCAAAAACGTAGGCGATCCTGTACAAGTAGATGAGCCAGTATTAGATATTGCAACTGATAAGGTAGACAGTGAAGTACCCAGTACAGCCGAAGGTACCATAGTAGAAATACTCTATAAAGAAAATGATGTAGTGCCGGTAGATACTGTTATCGCCAGAATTCAAACCAAAGGCGACGATAATGCTGCACCACAGCAAAATACATTTGCCTCTTCTACCCCATCTGCTACAGAAGAAACAATCAAGGAAACAACCGCCGAAGTTGTATCCAGCGAAATAAAAACAGCGCCCAAAACCAAAAGCAGCGGCTCCAGATTCTACTCTCCTCTTGTGCTTAACATTGCAGCACGCGAAGGCATTTCACTAAGCGAGTTAGAAAATATTGAGGGAACAGGCGCCGAAGGAAGAGTCACCAAGAACGATATACTCAATTACGTAGCCAATCGCAAGCAAAAACAATCTCAACCGGCGGTGAGCGAAACATCGTCACAACAGTTCACCCCACCGGCTATCAGCCGCACTTATAGCAGTGGAAATGTGGAGATCATTGAGATGGATCGCATGAGAAAGTTGATAGCAGAACACATGGTGCGTAGTGTACATACCAGCCCTCATGTAACAAGTTTTAGCGAAGCCGATGTCACCAACATGGTGCAATGGCGTGAATCTATCAAGAAGGACTTTGAAAAAAGAGAAGGCACCAAAATCACCTTCATGCCATTATTTATTGAAGCTATTGTAAAATGCATTAAGAAATTTCCGCTTATCAATAGCTCGGTAGAAGGTGACAAGATTATCGTAAAAAAAGACATCAATATAGGCATGGCTACTGCCCTGCCAAACGGCAATCTTATTGTACCCATTATTAAAAATGCAGACCAGCTGAACTTGGTAGGTCTAGCCAAACAGGTAAACCATCTCGCCGAGGCTGCACGCAATGGTAAACTAAAACCCGAGGATACACAGGGTGGTACCTTTACACTCACCAATGTAGGCACTTTTGGAAGCCTCATGGGTACTCCTATCATTAATCAGCCACAGGTGGCAATACTCGCTGTGGGCGCCATAAAGAAACGTCCTGTAGTGGTAGAAACCCCTCACGGTGACAGCATTGCCATCAGACATATGATGTACATTAGCATGAGCTATGATCATCGAATAATTGACGGTAGCCTAGGAGCCACTTTTGTTACAGCCGTTGCGAAAGAACTGGAAAACTTTCAACCCAGGGAATTGTAATTATTCCCTAACAACAGTAACGTTTTTCTGAGTCTGATACCTTCGTCTCAGCAATAAGGTGTGCAGAGTAAGGGTGAGTAGGATAATGCTTAATCCCAGATAGAACCCCCAACTCATATGATGGTTTTCTTTAAAAATAAGAAACGCCATAATAATACCATAGATAGGTTCAAGGCTATAAGAAAGGTTTACCGTAAAAGCAGATAGTTTTTTAAGAGCATTCATAGAAAATTGAAAAGCTATCACGGAACATAGCCAAGCGAGCACAAACAGCCACATCCAGTCATTAGCTGAGGGGAGTATGGTTTCCACCGGAAAAACTTTCAAATAAAAAGGAAGTAAAAGCGAAAAGGTGAGAAAGCCTCCAGTCATTTGCCACGTCAACACCGTCTGCATATTGATACGTGTCATCTTCAGCTTCAGAAAAATGGGAAATAATGCACCAAAAGATGCCGCTATCAGGCCCAATGCAATACCCAATTTATACCTTGTATCGAAATGAAAAATCAGCGCAATACCTACTACGTTCATCATTCCAAACAACAATTCGGTAGTGTTGATACGCACCCTATTGATTAAAGGCTCTAAGATGGCCGAGAAAAAACTAATCACCGATAAACAAATCAGCCCAATAGACACATTGCCGTATTTGATGGAAGCATAAAAAAACACCCAATGCAGGGAGCTGAGAAATCCAATTCCCGATAACTGCAACATGTCTTTTTTGGAAATATGCTGCAACTTATTCGTCAGATAAAAAAGTATCCAAAGCGTAATTGCAGTAATGCATAAACGATAAAAAACAATCAGCCCTTCGTTTAAAGTGATTAGTCTGCCCAATATCCCTGTAAATCCTGCCAGTAATACCGCAATATGCAATTGCAGAAATGATTTTTTCATAACGGCGCAAGGTAGATAAATTAATAATACACCGGCACGAGGTACAATTACATTCTTAATAATTCTTTTTTAACCAGCCTAAAACCCAGTAAATTTGAAAAAATCCCTGTAGGGATGTATATAATCCGTTGATTGCACCGCAAACTTAATTATATGGCTTCAGATAATATTCGTGTTACTTCAGAAATCGGCACTTTAAGAAAACTGTTGGTTCACAGCCCCGATAGCGGATTGGGGAAGGTAGTACCTTCTAAGGCCCAAGACTGGCTTTTTGAAGACATCGTACACCTAGAAACAATCCGTAGAAAGGAATACGATTATTACATTAAACTGTTATTATATTTTCTGGATCCCACGAAAATCAAAGGACGCCTCTCTGAAATAGACGATCCTAAAAAAAACTATGATTTTTTCAAACCTGCCAGTTCGGAATTTTATAAATCTTCTAATGTCATAGAGATCGAATGGTTATTAGCAGAAATTCTGGAAGACAAAGACATTAAAGCCCGACTGATAGCTTCGGTATGTGCTATAGAGAACTGTAGCTATCGAGTACACGAACAATTGATGCAACTTCCGGCAAAAGATTTAGCTAATGTTTTTATTGCCGGCACTACCGATAATGAAATGCTGTTTCCTCCGGTACCAAATTTTATTTTTACACGTGATATAGGTATCGTTATTAACGACCATATCTTACTCAACAAACCGGCTAAGCAAGCCCGCACCCGCGAAGCATTATTAATGAAGTATATCTTCTATAATCATCCTTTATTCAAAAAATATCAGGATAAAATCATCGAGCTTCCGGAGATACCACAACATTTCCTGCTACCCTCCGACTCTGCCGAAAAACGGGTAACATTGGAAGGAGGCGACATTATGGTTGTGAGCTCTTCGCATGTATTGATAGGCATTAGCGAAAGAACCAGCCTGGAGGCCGCACATCTCGCCATTAAAATATTATTTGAAAAAAATATAGTTGAGAAAGTATCCGTTATCAAAATTCCGGCGAAGCGCGACTACATGCATATCGATACCATTTTCACACAGGTAAAAAGAAACATGTGGGTAATGCTAGGTAAGTTTTCAAAAAAGCATGTAAAAAAGGAAGATGCAGATGATATTCAAAAAGCACTTGACAGCAGACAAAAAGAAGAATCTATTCAAATTATTCAGTTCAAAAGAAAAGCCCCTTCAGATCCGATATATTTTGATACGCTGGAAGATCTTTTAATAGACATTAGTAAAAACGATCTGAATTGTGACGAAAAAGTAAAATTCATTTACTCAGGCAACAACGAATTCCCATTTGATGTACGCGAACAATGGACTGATAGTTGCAACCTGCTAGCATTGAAAGAAGGAGTAGTTCTTGGTTACGATCGCAACGATAAAACCATAGAAGCTTTCGCTAAAGCCGGCTTCAACATCATTCATGTTACGGAGCTATTACAACAATTGGAAAACGACCAAATCACTCCTCAAGCAATAACCAATACATTCATTGTAATGCCCTCGGCAGAACTTTCGCGTGCTCGCGGAGGATTCCATTGCATGAGTATGCCCTTACTGAGAGATGATATAGATTAATAAAGACTCTTTCAAAAAAACGATAAGCAAGAAATGACTACATCACATATATTGATGGTTCGACCTGCTGCCTTTGGTTATAATCCCCAAACGGCCGTTAACAATGTCTTTCAGCAAGAAACTTCCGCCACAGATGTTCAAACCAAGGCATTGCAGGAGTTTGACCATTTTGCTGAAGTATTACAACAAAACGGCGTCAATCTTACTATCGTTCAAGACACGAACGAACCGCATACCCCCGAC encodes the following:
- the aceF gene encoding Dihydrolipoyllysine-residue acetyltransferase component of pyruvate dehydrogenase complex; this encodes MAIVDLILPKMGESIMEATILKWRKNVGDPVQVDEPVLDIATDKVDSEVPSTAEGTIVEILYKENDVVPVDTVIARIQTKGDDNAAPQQNTFASSTPSATEETIKETTAEVVSSEIKTAPKTKSSGSRFYSPLVLNIAAREGISLSELENIEGTGAEGRVTKNDILNYVANRKQKQSQPAVSETSSQQFTPPAISRTYSSGNVEIIEMDRMRKLIAEHMVRSVHTSPHVTSFSEADVTNMVQWRESIKKDFEKREGTKITFMPLFIEAIVKCIKKFPLINSSVEGDKIIVKKDINIGMATALPNGNLIVPIIKNADQLNLVGLAKQVNHLAEAARNGKLKPEDTQGGTFTLTNVGTFGSLMGTPIINQPQVAILAVGAIKKRPVVVETPHGDSIAIRHMMYISMSYDHRIIDGSLGATFVTAVAKELENFQPREL
- the arcA gene encoding Arginine deiminase translates to MASDNIRVTSEIGTLRKLLVHSPDSGLGKVVPSKAQDWLFEDIVHLETIRRKEYDYYIKLLLYFLDPTKIKGRLSEIDDPKKNYDFFKPASSEFYKSSNVIEIEWLLAEILEDKDIKARLIASVCAIENCSYRVHEQLMQLPAKDLANVFIAGTTDNEMLFPPVPNFIFTRDIGIVINDHILLNKPAKQARTREALLMKYIFYNHPLFKKYQDKIIELPEIPQHFLLPSDSAEKRVTLEGGDIMVVSSSHVLIGISERTSLEAAHLAIKILFEKNIVEKVSVIKIPAKRDYMHIDTIFTQVKRNMWVMLGKFSKKHVKKEDADDIQKALDSRQKEESIQIIQFKRKAPSDPIYFDTLEDLLIDISKNDLNCDEKVKFIYSGNNEFPFDVREQWTDSCNLLALKEGVVLGYDRNDKTIEAFAKAGFNIIHVTELLQQLENDQITPQAITNTFIVMPSAELSRARGGFHCMSMPLLRDDID